GGCGGCAGCCTCCGGCACCACCAGCGCACCGCTCAACCCCGCCTACCGGGCCGACGAGTTCGAGTTCTACCTCTCCGACCTGAACGCCAAGGTGCTGATCGTCGAGTCGGGCAGCACCTCGCCCGCCATCGCCGTGGCGAAGAAGCTCGGCGTGCGCGTGGTCGACCTGGTGGTGCCGCCCGGTGCTCCGGCCGGCGCCTTCACGCTGGCCCCGCGGGAACCGGCACAGGCTTCGGCGCCCGCGAAGGGCGGCTTCTCGGAAGCCGGCGACATCGGCATGGTGCTGCACACGTCCGGCACCACCTCGCGGCCGAAGATCGTGCCGCTGTCGGTGGGCAACCTGTGCGCGTCGGCGGGCAACATCCGCGGCACGCTGCGGCTGACCGCGAGCGACACCGGCCTGAACATCATGCCGCTGTTCCACATCCACGGCCTGATCGCCGGCGTGCTCGCGCCGCTGTCGGCGGGCTCGCAGGTGTTCTGCACGCCGGGGTTCAACGCGCTGAAGTTCTTCGGGTGGATGGACGAGGCGAAACCCACCTGGTACACGGCCGTGCCCACGATGCACCAGGCCATCATCGGCCGCGCCAAGGGCAACGCCGACGTGATCGCGCGCAACCCGCTGCGGTTCCTGCGCTCGTCGTCGTCGTCGATGCCGCCGCAGGTGATCCGCGAACTCGAAGAGATCTTCGAGGCCCCGCTGATCGAGGCCTACGGCATGACCGAGGCCACGCACCAGATGGCCTCGAACCCGCTGCCGCCGCAGGCCCGCAAGCCCGGTTCGGTGGGCCTGCCCGCCGGCCCGGAGGTGCAGATCATGGGCGAGGACGGCCAGCTGCTCGGCGCGGGCGAGATCGGCGAGATCGTCATCCGCGGCCCGAACGTCACGGCCGGCTACGAGAACAACCCCAAGGCGAACGCCGAGGGTTTCCTGAACGGCTGGTTCCGCACCGGCGACCAGGGCACGAAGGACAGCGACGGCTACATCAGCCTCACCGGCCGCCTGAAGGAGATCATCAACCGCGGCGGCGAGAAGATCAGCCCGCGCGAGGTCGATGAAATCCTGATGGACCACGCCGCGGTGTCGCAGGTGGTGTGTTTCGCCATGCCCCACCCGAAGCTCGGCGAGGAAGTCGCCGCCGTGGTGGTGCTGAAGGAAGGCGTGGCCGCCACCGAACGCGAACTCCAGGACTTCGTCGGCCAGCGTGCCGCCGAGTTCAAGGTGCCGAAGAAGATCCTGTTCATGGACGAGATCCCGAAGGGCGCGACCGGCAAGCTGCAGCGCATCGGCCTCGCCCAGAAGCTCGGTCTCTGATCTGAATTTCACCGCTCGGCCACGAGGTGCCCGTCCAGAGGCGCCCGGATCGATGCGTCCCCGCTCGACCACTGTCATCACACTCAGGAGAGGAAAACCATGAGAAGCCGCCGTTCGACCGCGGGCCCGCTGGCCGCAGCCTTCTTCGCCGGCGCGATGCTGGCTCCCGCCGCGTTCGCCTGGGAGCCCAGCAAGCCCATCGAGTTCGTCGTGCCGGCCGGCACCGGCGGCGGTGCGGACCAGATGGCCCGCTTCATCCAGGGCGTGGCCGCGAAGAACAAGCTCACGTCGCAGCCCATCGTGGTCGTCAACAAGTCCGGCGGCGCCGGCGCCGAGGGTTTCCTCGACGTGAAGGGCGACAAGGGCAACCCCCACAAGATCGTCATCACGCTGTCGAACCTGTTCACCACGCCGCTCGCCACCGGCGTGCCGTTCAACTGGCGCGACCTGACACCGGTGCAGATGCTGGCGCTCGACCAGTTCGTGCTGTGGGTCAACGAGGAGTCGCCGTACAAGACGGCCAAGGCCTACCTCGACGCCGCGAAGGCGCAGCCGGACAACACGCTGAAGATGGGCGGCACCGGCTCGAAGCAGGAAGACCAGATCATCACGATGCTGCTTCAGAAGGTGGCCGGCAAGAAGATCACCTACGTGCCGTTCAAGGGAGGCGGCGACGTGGCCGTGCAGCTCGTCGGCAAACACGTCGACTCCACCGTCAACAACCCGATCGAGGCCGAGTCCCACTGGCGCGCGGGCAAGCTGCGTGCGCTCTGCGTGATGGACAAGGACAAGCTGCCGTACGCGGCCAGGCTGACAGCCACGCAGTCCTGGAACGACGTGCCCACCTGCACGTCGGCCGGCCTGCCGGTCGACTACCTGATGCTGCGCGGCATCTTCATGCCGCCCGACGTCACGCCCGACCAGGTGGCCTACTACCTCGACCTCTTCAAGAAGATCCGTGCCTTGCCCGAGTGGAAGGAGTTCATGGAAAAGGGCGCGTTCAAGCAGACCGCCCTGACCGGCCCCGACTACGTCGCCTGGCTCGGCCGCAACGAGCAGCTCCACCGAGAGCTGATGAAGGAAGCCGGCTTCATCGCCAAGTGACGACGACGACGATGACGTGACGACCGGGCCGCCGCGGCGGCCGATGGAGGCACACATGGAAGAGAACCCTGGGCCGCAGGATGCGGCCGGCCCGTCGGTCGGCAGCCGCTGGCCGGAGGCCATCGTCTCGGCGCTGCTGGTGGGCGTGGCGGTGCTCGTGATCACCGACAGCCTGCGGGTGGGCAACGGCTGGGCCGACGACGGCCCGCAGTCGGGCTACTTCCCGTTCTACATCGGGCTGATCCTGCTCGCGTCGAGCGGGTCGGTGCTGATCGGAACGCTGCTGAAGTGGCGTGGCGAGAACCCCGTGTTCGCCGAACGCACCCAGCTCGCGAGCGTGCTCGCGGTGCTGGTGCCGATGGGGGTCTACGTGGGCGGCATCGCGTGGCTGGGCATCTACGTGGCGTCGTTCCTGCTGATCGCCTACTTCATGAGGCGCCACGGCAAGTACGGCTGGACCGCGACCGGTGCGGTGTCGGTTGCGGTGCCGCTGGTGGTGTACGCGGTGTTCGAACGCTGGTTCCTCGTGCTGCTGCCGAAGGGTCCGCTCGAGTCGTTGCTGGGGGTATGACATGAGCCCCCACGTTCATTTCATTCACTGCCCCCCGAGGGGGCGCCTATTGCCCTTCGGGCGGCCGGGCGGGCAATAGCATGGACGAGATCGGCAACCTCCTCCACGGCTTCAGCGTCGCGCTGACCCTGCCCAACCTCGGCTTCATGCTGGTGGGCATCACGCTCGGTGTGCTGATCGGCGTGCTGCCCGGGCTGGGCGGCGCGAACGGCATCGCGATCCTGCTGCCGCTCACGCTGTCGATGAACCCCACGACGGCGATCATCATGCTGTCGTGCATCTACTGGGGCGCGCTCTTCGGCGGCGCCATCACGTCGATCCTGTTCAACATCCCCGGCGAACCGTGGTCGGTGGCCACCACCTTCGACGGCTACCCGATGGCCCAGCAGGGCCGCGCGGCGCAGGCCCTCACCGCGGCCTTCACGTCGTCGTTCGTGGGGGCGCTGTTCGCGGTGGTGCTCATCACCTTCCTCGCGCCGCTGCTCGCGAAGTTCGCGATCCGCTTCGGTCCCGCCGAGTTCTTCGCGGTGCAGCTGCTGACGTTCTGCAGCTTCGTGGGCATGAGCAAGGAGCCGCCCGCGAAGGTGATCGCCGCGATGATGCTCGGCTTCGCGCTCGCCGCGGTGGGCATGGACAGCGTCACCGGCCAGCTGCGCATGACCTACGGCTACCCGCCGCTGCTCAAGGGCTTCGACTTCCTGATCGCGGTGATCGGCCTCTTCGGCATCGGCGAGATCCTGCTGACGATGGAGGAAGGACTCGCGTTCAAGGGCAAACACGCGAAGATCGACCCGAAGGTGGTGTGGTCCACGTGGAAGACGCTGCCGCGGCACTGGCTCACGTTCCTGCGCTCCACCGCCATCGGCTGCTGGATGGGCATCACGCCCGGCGGCGCCACGCCGGCCTCGTTCATGAGCTACGGCATCGCGCGGCGCATGTCGAAGGAGCCCGACTCCTTCGGCAAGGGCCAGATCGAGGGTGTGCTCGCGCCCGAGACGGCGGCGCATGCGGCCGGCACGTCCGCGCTGCTGCCCATGCTGACGCTGGGCATCCCGGGCTCGCCCACCGCGGCGGTGCTGCTGGGCGGGCTGCTGATCTGGGGCCTGCAGCCGGGGCCCATGCTGTTCGTCGAGCAGAAGGACTTCGTCTGGGGCCTGATCGCGTCGATGTACCTCGGCAACATCGTGGGCCTGTTCGTCGTGCTGACCACGGTGCCGTTCTGGGCCGCGATGCTGCGCATCCCGTTCTCGGTCATCGCCCCGGTCATCGTGGTGATCTGCGCGATCGGCGCGTACACGGTCCACAGTTCCATGTTCGACGTGGTGCTGATGCTGGTGTTCGGCGTGCTCGGCTACCTGTTCAAGAAGTTGCGCTACCCTCTGGCACCGCTCGTGCTCGCCCTGGTGCTGGGTGACATGGCGGAGGCGAGCTTCCGGCAGTCGATGCTGATCTCGCAGGGCAGCCTGTCGATCTTCTGGAGCAACGGGCTGGTCGGCGGCATCGTGGGGCTCGCACTGGTGATGTTGTGCTGGCCCCTGCTCGGCACCGTGAAATCGTGGCTGCAGCGCCCGCCGCCCGCAGCCCCTGCAGAAGGAAACGCATCATGAAGATCGCGGTGGTCGGGGCCGGCGCCATCGGTGGCTACCTCGGCGCGAAACTGGCCCTGGCGGGCGAGGACGTGACGTTCATCGCCCGCAACCGCAACCTGGCGGCCATCAACGCGAACGGCTTCCGCCTGATCGCCGAAGACGGCACGGAACACGTCGCCCGCAACGTGCGCGCCGTCGAGAAGATGGCCGACGCCGGGCGCCAGGACGCCGTGCTGCTCACGCTGAAGGCCCACCAGGTGAAGGACGTGCTGCCCGAGCTGCGCGCGCTGTTCGGCCCGGACACGATGGTGGTCACGATGATCAACGGCGTGCCCTGGTGGTACTTCCACAAGCTGCCCGGCCCCTACGAAGGCCAGCACCTCGAGAGCGTGGACCCGGGCGGCGTGATCGCCTCGTTCATCGAACCCGAGCGCATCATCGGCAGCGTGGTGTACCCCGCCGCCGAGCTGGTCGAACCCGGCGTCGTGCGCGTGATCGAGGGCAACCGCTTCACGCTCGGCGAACCCGACGGCACCCGCAGCCCGCGCATCGAGCAGCTGGCCGGCGCGATGATGAAGGCCGGGTTCAAGTCGCCGGTGTCGAAGGACATCCGCGGCGAGATCTGGGTCAAGCTGTGGGGCAACCTGTGCCTGAACCCGCTCAGCGCGCTGACCCACGCCACGCTGGAAGACATCTGCCGCTTCCCCGCGTCGCGCGAACTCGTGGCCACGATGATGCGCGAAGGCCAGCAGGTGGGCGAGAAGCTCGGCGTGGAGTTCAAGATCTCCATCGACAAGCGCATCGCCGGCGCCGAGGCCGTGGGCGCCCACAAGACCTCGATGCTGCAGGACGTGGAACACGGCCGAGCGCTCGAACTCGAGGCGCTGGTGGGCAGCGTGGTGGAGCTGGGGCGCATCACCGGTGTGCCCACGCCCACCGTCGCCACCGTCTACGGCATCACGCAGCTGCTGGCGGCCACGCTGGCGGCCCAGCGCGGCAAGCTCGTCGTTCAGCCCGCGTAGACGTTCGACAGCACGCCGATGCCGTCGATCTCCACCTCGACGGCGGTGCCCGGTTTCATGGGCAGCGCGCCCACCGACGTGCCGCACAGGATCACGTCGCCGGGGTGCAGCGTCATGTCGAACGAGATGCGCGACACCAGTTCGGCGGGCGGGAAGGTCATGTCCGCCAGCGGGTAGTTCTGGCGCTCCCGGCCGCCCACGCGCGTGCGCACCGAGGCGCTGGCCACGTCCAGGTCCGTCTCGATCACCGGGCCGAACACGCCGAAGGTGTCGAAGCTCTTCGCGCGGGTCCACTGCGGGAAGCTCGGGTCGCGCGTGAGCAGTTCGAGCGCGGTCACGTCGTTCGCGCAGGTGTAGCCGAAGATGCACGACGGGGCGTCGGCCACGGACACGGCCGAGGCGGTGCGGCCGATCACGATGGCGAGTTCACCCTCGTACATCACCCGCCCGTCGTACGCCGCAGGCTGGCGGATGCCCTGCCCGTGCGCCGCGAAGCTGCTGGCCGCCTTCAGGAAGTACAGCGGCTCGGCCGGACGGCCCCAGCCGTTCTTCTCGGCCGCGGCGTTGAAGTTGTTCCAGAGGCCGATCATCTTGCCCGGCAGGCAGGGGATGAGCCACTCGATCTCGGCGACCGGCAGCCGCTCGCCCGTGGGTTCGGGCGATGCGAACAGGTCGCCGGTGAAGACCTCCACCTGGTCGCCGTCCAGGCGACCCAGGGCCTCGCGTCCACCGTGGCGGAACCGCATCCATTTCATCCGTGTCTCCCAGGGAGTTCTCGAAGCGGGTCGATTCTGCCCGGTCAGCGCCGGGAAACCGCTCCGTGAAAGCGCTCACTTCGGCGCGCAGTGGCCGCAGTGGATCCCGGCGTTCGCCGGGATGACGGTGCATGGGGGCTCAAAACAAGCACCGTGACGGGCCGAGCCCGTCACGGTGATTGCTGCCATGCGGCCACTGGGCCTGTCCACGACGCCCTTTCTCCCTGAGCAACGCCAGTCTGCTCGTCCAGCGACAGGCTCACAACTGTCAACTCTTGCAGGTGACAAATCGTGACAGGGAGGACTGGAAATGGAACGCCCGTTCAGCGACGGGCGGCGCGGATCTGCCGCATCTGGGGCGACACCTCGGTGGCGGCCCCGTCGAAGGGGATCGAGGTGGCTCCCACGCGGCGCAGGACCTTGGCCACGTAGGCGAGGGTCTCGGCGTACGGCGGCACGCCGCGGTAGCGGTTCACGGCCCCCTCGCCGGCGTTGTAGGCGGCGGCCACCAGAGCCACGTCGCCCTCGAAGTACGCCAGCAGCCAGCGCAGGTAGGACACGCCGCCGCGGATGTTCTGCGCCGGGTCGTACGGGCGCGAGACGTTGAAGCGGGCCGCCGTCTCGGGAATCAGCTGCATCAGCCCCTTCGCGTTTTTCGGGGACAGCGCGGCGGTGTTGAAGTTCGACTCGGCTTCGATGATGGCAAGCACCAGCTGCGGCTGCACCTTCATCTCGACGGCGGTGTTCTTCGCGATCTCGACGATGTGCGCCGGGGCGTTGGCCGGCACGACCAGGTCGACCGGCGGGACCACGCGGCCGGCCGCGGCCACGGGGACGGCCGCCGGCGGCCGCATGCACTCGGGCAGTTCGCTGCTCGGGCCGCCCACCGTGCGCAGCATGCGGATCGCCTGGGGCCAGCCCTGTTCCGCGGCGGCGTGGAAGAAGAAGGCGGCGGTGGCGTCGCTGCGCTCCACGCCGCGGCCGTTGCTGTACATCCACCCGAGGTTGTACTGGGACTGGGCGTCGCCCATCCGCGCGGCCTTGCAGTACAGCTCGGCGGCCCGGGCGCCATCGCGCGGCACCCCTTCGCCGTTCTCGTAGGCGGACGCCTCGTCGCGGATCAGGGTGGCCAGCAGGTTCTCGGTGGGGGTCTTCTGCACCGGCACGGGAACGGGGTCCGCCTCGACCTCCGCCCACGCGGCACCGCACACCGGCATGAGGCAGGTGAACGACAAGGCGGCGAGGGTCTGGCGGCGAAGGAACGGCATGCCGAGACTTTAGGCGGCACCCACCCCGGTCGGCCACCCCCGAAGCCCCCGATCCAAGGGGGAGCAGACATCCCCAGTCGGGGGGACGTTCAGTGCTTCTCGCCGCCGTCGACGCCCAGTTCGCGGCCGGGCAGGCGGTGCCGGGGATCGGCGTGGGGCCCGCCGAGCGCCCGGCGCAGGCCCGCCATCAGGTGGGCGCGGTCGACCGGCTTCACCCAGTATTCGTAGGCGCCAAGGCTCATCGCCTTGATGATGTCCATCGACAGGTTGTCGGCGGTGAGCAGCGCCACCTTCAGGCCGCTCGAGATCTCGATCATCAGTTCGCGCACCACCTCGAGCCCGCCGAAGTCGGGCAGGTGCATGTCGAGCAGCACCAGGTCGGGGTGTTCGGAGCGCACGAGGCGCACGCCGTCGGCGCCGGTGGTGGCCTGGATCAGCGTGATGCCGGGGAGGTCGGACAGCTGGGCCTCCATCAGCACCTGGTTGATCTCCTGGTCCTCGATGTAGAGCACCTTGCCCTTGACGTCCTGCATGCCGTCGACCGTCTCGTTCATGGGCCAAGCATAGAACGCGGCCCGACCGTGGCAAGCGGCCAGCGACTCCGCAACAGGGTCATCGTGCGGAATCCCCCACGTTGACACGCGACAGGCGTATGCAAAATGGCGGGATGACCGCCAACGACAACCTTTTCGTCGCCCTGCGCGACGCCTTCCCGTCCGACCGTGACCGCGTGGCCATCGAAACCACCGGTGACACCCCGCTGTACTACCGCTGGAACGACCTCGACCGCGCCACGGCCCGCATCGCCAACCTGCTGCAAGGCCTCGACCTGCCCGCCGGCAGCCGCGTGGCCGCCCACGTCGACAAGTCGGTCGAAGCGCTGATGCTGTACCTCGCGGTGCTGCGCGCCGGGTTCACGTACCTGCCGCTGAACCCCGCCTACAAGGCCGGCGAGCTGGGCCACTTCATCCAGGACGCCGAACCCGCGGTGGTGGTGTGCGCCGGCGCGAACTTCGGCTGGGTCAGCAAGCTCGCGTTCACCTCCGGCGTGGCCCACGTGTTCACGCTGAACACCGACCGCACGGGCAGCCTGCTCGAACGCGCGTCGTTCCAGCCCGACACGCACGAACCCGCGGTGCGGGCCGCATCCGACCTCGCGGTGATCCTCTACACGAGCGGCACCACCGGTCGCAGCAAGGGCGCGATGCTCACGCACGGCAACATGCTGAGCAACGCCCGCACGCTGAAGGAGTACTGGGCCTGGCAGCCGGACGACGTGCTCGTGCACGCGCTGCCCATCTTCCACATCCACGGCCTGTTCGTCGCGTGCCACGGCGCGCTGCTCAACGGCAGCCGCATGATCTGGTTCGACCGCTTCGAGCCGGGCCCGGTGCGCGCCCGCTTCGCCGACGCCACCGTGTTCATGGGCGTGCCCACGATGTACGTGCGCCTGCTCGCCGACCCGGCGCTCACGCCCGAGGCCTGCCGGGCCATGCGGCTCTTCGTGTCGGGCTCGGCCCCGCTGCTGGCCGAGACCTTCCGCGAGTGGCAGGCCCGCACGGGCCACACCATCCTCGAGCGCTACGGCATGAGCGAGACGGTGATGCAGACGTCGAACCCCTACGAGGGCGAACGCCGCGCCGGCACGGTGGGCCACCCGCTGCCGGGCGTGGACCTGCGCATCGCGTCGCCCGACGCGGACAGCGGCAACGGCGGCATCGAGGTGCGGGGGCCGAACGTGTTCGCCGGCTACTGGCGCCTGCCCGAGAAGACGAAGGAGGAGTTCACCGCCGACGGCTGGTTCCGCACCGGCGACGTGGGCCGCTTCGACAGCGACGGCTACCTGCACATCGTGGGCCGCGCGAAGGACCTGGTCATCAGCGGCGGATTCAACGTGTACCCGGCCGAGGTGGAGGCGACCATCGACGAACTGCCCGGCGTGGCCGAGAGCGCGGTGATCGGCGTGCCGCACCCCGACTTCGGCGAGGCCGTGGTGGCCGTGCTGGTGCCGCGGGCCGGGGCCACGCTCGACGGCGACACGATCGTGAACGCCGTCAAGACGCGCCTCGCGGGCTTCAAGGTGCCCAAGCGCGTGTTCGTCGTGGACGAACTGCCGCGCAACGCGATGGGCAAGGTGCAGAAGAAGGCGCTGAGGGATCAGCACCAGCACCTCTTCAAGGCCTGACCGATCAGAAGTTCAGGGGGAACTGGACGCCGACGGAGATGATGTCGCCACCGGAACCCCCGATGTTCTCGAAGTCGGCGCGCAGCGCGGCCTGCGGGATGAACTGCCACTTCACGCCCACGCCGATGCCGAGCTCGGCCGAACTGTCCTGCGTGGAGCCGTTGGGCGCGTCGTGTTTCATGCGGAAGTAGTGCACGCCCAGCTTGCCGAACACCGAGAGGTTCTGGACGACGGGCATCGTGGCGGTGCCGTAGATGCCGGCGGCCCAGGCCGAGTCCTTGTACGTGTACAGGCCCTGCTGGTAGGTCTTCGAGCCGTAGCTGGCGACCTGGCCCTCGATGCCGAAGATGTTGGTGAGCTGGCCGCCGCCGAACACGCGGATCGCGGTGTCGAGGTCGGTGTCGCCGATGGCGGCGCCGATGTACGGACCCGTGAACTTGACCTGCTGCGCCTGCACGGCTGCGGCGCCGCAGAGCGCGAAGGCCAGGGCCGCGGCACGGATGACCGCGCGTTGAATGAGTCGTTGCATCTTCTTCTCCTGTGGTTTCGAAATTCGCGGCCACCCCCAGTGCGGCCGACTGCCGGGCAGCTTACGGGCGCGGCGGTGCCCATCGCGCGATCTGCCGCGTCAAAGACGTGACAAGCCATTGCCGCGCGTTGGTTGAGCGCCACTCGTCGTAAGCAGACGCGTCGAGGGGAAACGCGCGGCAACGCACGCGTGTGCGGCGCGGTGCCAACTCGATCACGGAAAGGTGACGCGCACCCCGCGGCATCCCCGCAGGTTCGCCGCGCCGGCGCGGCACTCGCTGAACACCGAGTAACAACCTGCCACATCTCCCTCCCGGCCGACACGATGAAATCGCTTCCGGCCTCATGGGGGAGGCTCGCCTCACCGCGCCATCCAACGAGAACGAGATCCAGACCATGGCTCCACACACCACCGAACCGTCCGAGCAGGACACGACCGCGGACCGCAGCGCGGGCACGAACGGCCTCGCCGGCGTGGGCGCCCTGCTCGCCAGCGCCGCAGCGCTCGCGGCGTGCGGCGGGGGCGGCATGCGCGGCCCGCGCGGCCCCGAAGGTACCTCCGATCAAGCGAACCTGCCCGGCTCGGGCGGAGACGAACCGCCGCCCACCAGCACGCCGCCCACGCAGGTCGACGCCGCACGCTTCATGTCGCAGGCCACGTTCGGCGCCCGCTCGGCCGAGGAGATCGAGGCGTTGCGCACCGAAGGCTACGAGCACTGGCTCTGGGGCCAGTTCAACTCGACCACGATGTCCCACATGAGCTACCTCGACTGGCGCCGCGTCTCCGCCGAGGAGTTCCGCGTCAGCGACGACATGGCGTACGAGGCCATCTGGATGCAGTGGCTCAAGGGCGGCGACCAGCTGCGCGCCCGCGTGGCCTTCGCGCTGAGCCAGATCTTCGTGGTGTCCAACAGCTCGGGCGCCCTGCGCGCGTTCGGCATGGCCTCGTACATGGACATGCTCAACCGCGAGGCCTTCGGCAACTTCCGCACGCTGCTCAAGAGCGTCACGCTGCATCCGACCATGGGGTACTACCTCAACATGATCGGCAGCGAGAAGGAGAACGCGAAGCGGGGCATCCGCCCGAACGAGAACTACGCACGCGAGATCCTGCAGCTGTTCTCGATCGGCCTCGTGCGCCTCGACCTCGACGGCACCGTCATGCGCGACGGCGAGGG
This genomic stretch from Piscinibacter gummiphilus harbors:
- a CDS encoding acyl--CoA ligase; the protein is MTSTLKDLLATGSDAGIAISAPDRPALTYAALRELIASTLASLNALGVGRNDRVAIVLNNGPEMATCYMAAASGTTSAPLNPAYRADEFEFYLSDLNAKVLIVESGSTSPAIAVAKKLGVRVVDLVVPPGAPAGAFTLAPREPAQASAPAKGGFSEAGDIGMVLHTSGTTSRPKIVPLSVGNLCASAGNIRGTLRLTASDTGLNIMPLFHIHGLIAGVLAPLSAGSQVFCTPGFNALKFFGWMDEAKPTWYTAVPTMHQAIIGRAKGNADVIARNPLRFLRSSSSSMPPQVIRELEEIFEAPLIEAYGMTEATHQMASNPLPPQARKPGSVGLPAGPEVQIMGEDGQLLGAGEIGEIVIRGPNVTAGYENNPKANAEGFLNGWFRTGDQGTKDSDGYISLTGRLKEIINRGGEKISPREVDEILMDHAAVSQVVCFAMPHPKLGEEVAAVVVLKEGVAATERELQDFVGQRAAEFKVPKKILFMDEIPKGATGKLQRIGLAQKLGL
- a CDS encoding Bug family tripartite tricarboxylate transporter substrate binding protein; amino-acid sequence: MRSRRSTAGPLAAAFFAGAMLAPAAFAWEPSKPIEFVVPAGTGGGADQMARFIQGVAAKNKLTSQPIVVVNKSGGAGAEGFLDVKGDKGNPHKIVITLSNLFTTPLATGVPFNWRDLTPVQMLALDQFVLWVNEESPYKTAKAYLDAAKAQPDNTLKMGGTGSKQEDQIITMLLQKVAGKKITYVPFKGGGDVAVQLVGKHVDSTVNNPIEAESHWRAGKLRALCVMDKDKLPYAARLTATQSWNDVPTCTSAGLPVDYLMLRGIFMPPDVTPDQVAYYLDLFKKIRALPEWKEFMEKGAFKQTALTGPDYVAWLGRNEQLHRELMKEAGFIAK
- a CDS encoding tripartite tricarboxylate transporter TctB family protein; amino-acid sequence: MEENPGPQDAAGPSVGSRWPEAIVSALLVGVAVLVITDSLRVGNGWADDGPQSGYFPFYIGLILLASSGSVLIGTLLKWRGENPVFAERTQLASVLAVLVPMGVYVGGIAWLGIYVASFLLIAYFMRRHGKYGWTATGAVSVAVPLVVYAVFERWFLVLLPKGPLESLLGV
- a CDS encoding tripartite tricarboxylate transporter permease; this encodes MDEIGNLLHGFSVALTLPNLGFMLVGITLGVLIGVLPGLGGANGIAILLPLTLSMNPTTAIIMLSCIYWGALFGGAITSILFNIPGEPWSVATTFDGYPMAQQGRAAQALTAAFTSSFVGALFAVVLITFLAPLLAKFAIRFGPAEFFAVQLLTFCSFVGMSKEPPAKVIAAMMLGFALAAVGMDSVTGQLRMTYGYPPLLKGFDFLIAVIGLFGIGEILLTMEEGLAFKGKHAKIDPKVVWSTWKTLPRHWLTFLRSTAIGCWMGITPGGATPASFMSYGIARRMSKEPDSFGKGQIEGVLAPETAAHAAGTSALLPMLTLGIPGSPTAAVLLGGLLIWGLQPGPMLFVEQKDFVWGLIASMYLGNIVGLFVVLTTVPFWAAMLRIPFSVIAPVIVVICAIGAYTVHSSMFDVVLMLVFGVLGYLFKKLRYPLAPLVLALVLGDMAEASFRQSMLISQGSLSIFWSNGLVGGIVGLALVMLCWPLLGTVKSWLQRPPPAAPAEGNAS
- a CDS encoding 2-dehydropantoate 2-reductase; this translates as MKIAVVGAGAIGGYLGAKLALAGEDVTFIARNRNLAAINANGFRLIAEDGTEHVARNVRAVEKMADAGRQDAVLLTLKAHQVKDVLPELRALFGPDTMVVTMINGVPWWYFHKLPGPYEGQHLESVDPGGVIASFIEPERIIGSVVYPAAELVEPGVVRVIEGNRFTLGEPDGTRSPRIEQLAGAMMKAGFKSPVSKDIRGEIWVKLWGNLCLNPLSALTHATLEDICRFPASRELVATMMREGQQVGEKLGVEFKISIDKRIAGAEAVGAHKTSMLQDVEHGRALELEALVGSVVELGRITGVPTPTVATVYGITQLLAATLAAQRGKLVVQPA
- a CDS encoding fumarylacetoacetate hydrolase family protein — translated: MRFRHGGREALGRLDGDQVEVFTGDLFASPEPTGERLPVAEIEWLIPCLPGKMIGLWNNFNAAAEKNGWGRPAEPLYFLKAASSFAAHGQGIRQPAAYDGRVMYEGELAIVIGRTASAVSVADAPSCIFGYTCANDVTALELLTRDPSFPQWTRAKSFDTFGVFGPVIETDLDVASASVRTRVGGRERQNYPLADMTFPPAELVSRISFDMTLHPGDVILCGTSVGALPMKPGTAVEVEIDGIGVLSNVYAG
- a CDS encoding transglycosylase SLT domain-containing protein gives rise to the protein MPFLRRQTLAALSFTCLMPVCGAAWAEVEADPVPVPVQKTPTENLLATLIRDEASAYENGEGVPRDGARAAELYCKAARMGDAQSQYNLGWMYSNGRGVERSDATAAFFFHAAAEQGWPQAIRMLRTVGGPSSELPECMRPPAAVPVAAAGRVVPPVDLVVPANAPAHIVEIAKNTAVEMKVQPQLVLAIIEAESNFNTAALSPKNAKGLMQLIPETAARFNVSRPYDPAQNIRGGVSYLRWLLAYFEGDVALVAAAYNAGEGAVNRYRGVPPYAETLAYVAKVLRRVGATSIPFDGAATEVSPQMRQIRAARR
- a CDS encoding response regulator, whose amino-acid sequence is MNETVDGMQDVKGKVLYIEDQEINQVLMEAQLSDLPGITLIQATTGADGVRLVRSEHPDLVLLDMHLPDFGGLEVVRELMIEISSGLKVALLTADNLSMDIIKAMSLGAYEYWVKPVDRAHLMAGLRRALGGPHADPRHRLPGRELGVDGGEKH
- a CDS encoding malonate--CoA ligase: MTANDNLFVALRDAFPSDRDRVAIETTGDTPLYYRWNDLDRATARIANLLQGLDLPAGSRVAAHVDKSVEALMLYLAVLRAGFTYLPLNPAYKAGELGHFIQDAEPAVVVCAGANFGWVSKLAFTSGVAHVFTLNTDRTGSLLERASFQPDTHEPAVRAASDLAVILYTSGTTGRSKGAMLTHGNMLSNARTLKEYWAWQPDDVLVHALPIFHIHGLFVACHGALLNGSRMIWFDRFEPGPVRARFADATVFMGVPTMYVRLLADPALTPEACRAMRLFVSGSAPLLAETFREWQARTGHTILERYGMSETVMQTSNPYEGERRAGTVGHPLPGVDLRIASPDADSGNGGIEVRGPNVFAGYWRLPEKTKEEFTADGWFRTGDVGRFDSDGYLHIVGRAKDLVISGGFNVYPAEVEATIDELPGVAESAVIGVPHPDFGEAVVAVLVPRAGATLDGDTIVNAVKTRLAGFKVPKRVFVVDELPRNAMGKVQKKALRDQHQHLFKA
- a CDS encoding porin family protein, whose product is MQRLIQRAVIRAAALAFALCGAAAVQAQQVKFTGPYIGAAIGDTDLDTAIRVFGGGQLTNIFGIEGQVASYGSKTYQQGLYTYKDSAWAAGIYGTATMPVVQNLSVFGKLGVHYFRMKHDAPNGSTQDSSAELGIGVGVKWQFIPQAALRADFENIGGSGGDIISVGVQFPLNF